A stretch of the Mycolicibacterium celeriflavum genome encodes the following:
- a CDS encoding flavin-containing monooxygenase: MKPVKREPTQDNPPGNPSIVIIGAGFAGITLALRLKRAGFDRVLIVEKGDGVGGVWRENTYPGAACDVPSQLYSISSAPNPRWGRRYAEQGDILAYLRRVADESGLLSLLRTKTEIAKAAFDERTNTWRLTTTTSQELECDVVISAVGQLSRPSVPDIPGISGFAGPSFHSANWDHDLNLSGKRLAVVGTGASSVQFVPVVAAGAEHLDVFQRSAPWVLPKFDRQYGGRHHQLLRKLPILRLSERLMIWTIFEFLALALVDAKPVARVLGVIALRHLGRQVSDARLRSHLTPDYAPGCKRILFSSDYYPALARPNVSLVTDDIRAVEPGGIRTVNGDFHAADVIIYGTGFSATEFLSPMEVYGRSDRKLSDVWADGAHAYYGLSVPEFPNFLMMYGPNTNVGSGSIVYMLESQARHIVRLMKVLRAHPGSVIEVRADVEKRFNDRLSRRLDRSVWTMCTSWYRSARGSISTNWPSPTFLYRLRARRPKRRAYVLSRPAPANSSRRGTPEPANTHLADMPYAPSGADSVD, from the coding sequence ATGAAACCCGTGAAACGTGAACCAACCCAGGACAATCCCCCTGGTAACCCCTCGATCGTCATCATCGGCGCTGGCTTCGCCGGAATTACCCTTGCACTTCGCCTCAAACGCGCAGGGTTCGACAGGGTCCTCATTGTCGAAAAGGGCGATGGTGTCGGGGGAGTCTGGCGGGAGAACACCTACCCAGGGGCGGCCTGTGACGTCCCGTCGCAGTTGTACTCGATCTCCTCGGCGCCGAATCCCAGGTGGGGTCGGCGTTACGCAGAACAAGGCGATATCCTCGCCTACCTTCGCCGCGTCGCCGACGAAAGTGGTTTGCTGTCCCTCCTTCGGACCAAAACCGAAATCGCTAAGGCGGCCTTCGATGAGCGCACGAACACATGGCGTCTGACCACGACTACGAGTCAGGAATTGGAGTGCGATGTCGTCATTTCGGCCGTGGGCCAGCTGTCCCGACCCTCAGTTCCTGATATTCCTGGAATCTCGGGCTTCGCGGGCCCGTCGTTTCATTCCGCGAATTGGGACCACGATCTGAATCTCAGCGGCAAGCGGCTTGCGGTCGTCGGCACCGGCGCTAGTTCGGTGCAGTTCGTCCCGGTGGTCGCCGCAGGCGCTGAGCACTTGGACGTTTTCCAACGGTCAGCCCCATGGGTGCTGCCCAAATTCGACCGTCAGTACGGTGGGCGGCATCACCAACTGCTGCGCAAGTTGCCCATTCTGCGGCTCAGCGAACGTCTGATGATTTGGACGATATTCGAGTTCTTGGCGTTGGCACTCGTCGACGCGAAGCCAGTAGCGCGAGTCTTGGGAGTCATCGCCCTCCGGCACCTAGGTCGCCAGGTGTCGGATGCCCGGCTGCGTTCCCACCTGACGCCGGACTATGCGCCCGGGTGCAAGAGGATTCTGTTCTCCAGCGACTATTACCCCGCGCTCGCACGTCCCAACGTTTCATTGGTCACCGACGATATCCGGGCAGTAGAACCTGGCGGAATCCGCACGGTGAACGGCGACTTCCACGCCGCCGACGTGATCATCTACGGCACTGGCTTCAGTGCCACCGAGTTTCTTTCCCCGATGGAGGTCTACGGCCGCTCGGACCGAAAATTGTCGGACGTGTGGGCGGATGGCGCGCACGCCTACTACGGCCTATCGGTGCCAGAGTTTCCGAATTTCCTCATGATGTACGGGCCCAACACCAACGTGGGATCCGGGTCCATCGTCTACATGCTCGAATCGCAGGCCCGACACATCGTCAGGTTGATGAAGGTTCTCCGTGCCCATCCAGGAAGTGTTATCGAGGTCCGTGCCGATGTGGAGAAGCGCTTCAACGACCGGTTGAGTCGCCGCCTGGACAGATCCGTGTGGACTATGTGCACGAGCTGGTATCGCTCGGCGCGCGGGTCGATCTCTACCAACTGGCCCAGCCCGACCTTCTTGTATCGCCTTCGTGCGCGCAGGCCGAAGCGGCGCGCTTACGTCCTGTCGCGTCCCGCGCCCGCGAACTCGTCGCGCAGGGGGACACCCGAGCCGGCCAACACCCATCTGGCCGACATGCCCTATGCCCCAAGCGGGGCCGATAGCGTCGACTAG
- a CDS encoding SDR family NAD(P)-dependent oxidoreductase, whose protein sequence is MLEPSTAVVTGAGRGIGLEIARQLAAAGHKVLLTDVDGDAAERAATEVGGGAWSATHDVRDPSGHREVAAQALAAGPLAVWVNNAGILLAGNSWSHSDAEIASILDVNVRGVVAGSHAAVVAMGAGGGAILNIASLSALAPIPGLAMYAATKAAVLSFTTSLQGDLDHAGLPIHARALCPDVVSTKMVTDRVADPGAALLFAGPRPMDAAAVARAGLELLESRQIFRVVPRWRGVVARTSDAAPSLGLKAFALMRGVGERRQRNHR, encoded by the coding sequence ATGCTAGAACCATCAACAGCCGTCGTCACAGGAGCAGGTCGAGGGATTGGTCTGGAGATCGCGAGACAACTCGCCGCTGCCGGTCACAAGGTTTTGCTCACGGATGTGGATGGCGACGCAGCGGAGCGCGCTGCCACCGAGGTCGGCGGTGGCGCTTGGAGCGCCACGCACGACGTACGAGATCCGTCGGGTCATCGGGAAGTCGCTGCTCAGGCTTTAGCCGCTGGCCCTCTGGCGGTGTGGGTAAACAACGCTGGGATCCTACTCGCGGGTAACAGCTGGAGTCACAGCGATGCCGAGATTGCGTCGATCCTCGATGTCAATGTACGAGGTGTCGTTGCCGGCTCACACGCGGCAGTTGTCGCTATGGGCGCGGGTGGGGGCGCGATCCTCAACATCGCGTCCCTCTCGGCTCTGGCGCCCATCCCTGGATTAGCGATGTACGCAGCAACCAAAGCGGCCGTATTGTCGTTCACCACATCGCTGCAGGGCGACCTTGACCATGCGGGATTGCCAATCCACGCACGGGCGCTATGCCCTGACGTGGTAAGTACGAAAATGGTCACCGACCGAGTTGCCGACCCTGGGGCGGCGCTTCTGTTCGCCGGACCGCGTCCAATGGATGCTGCGGCCGTGGCCCGCGCGGGACTCGAGTTGCTGGAGAGTCGCCAGATATTCCGGGTAGTTCCTAGGTGGCGTGGCGTAGTTGCGCGCACTAGCGATGCTGCGCCGTCGCTTGGATTGAAAGCTTTCGCGTTGATGCGCGGCGTCGGTGAGCGGCGCCAACGCAATCATCGTTGA
- a CDS encoding TetR/AcrR family transcriptional regulator, with product MEQQHWVDTTAVRRAASRLPGRELRREQIIEAALSAIEENGPHALTGQIADKAGLGRTHFYRHFASKEELDLAVARHVHRELTAKIRLTLDVQGSPLDVIRAPVTQHVMWADEHPNLYRFLVNRHYRRSTEKTAPGSSAFASELAVAGARYFPRYGEDSEAADRNVAAIMGLMDASVLWWLDHRDSTRDELVIRLTRQTWLIINDRLQELGFQLDPHLPLCEPKT from the coding sequence GTGGAGCAACAGCACTGGGTGGACACCACAGCGGTACGCCGCGCGGCCAGTAGGTTGCCGGGCCGTGAACTACGTCGTGAACAGATCATCGAAGCGGCGCTCAGCGCAATCGAAGAGAACGGGCCCCACGCACTCACGGGCCAAATCGCAGACAAGGCCGGTTTGGGACGCACACACTTCTACCGCCACTTCGCAAGTAAAGAAGAACTCGATCTTGCCGTGGCTCGTCACGTCCACCGCGAACTCACTGCGAAGATTCGCCTAACTCTGGATGTCCAGGGATCGCCGCTAGACGTGATACGCGCGCCGGTCACTCAGCACGTCATGTGGGCTGACGAACACCCCAACCTCTATCGGTTCCTGGTGAACCGACACTATCGGCGCAGCACCGAGAAGACCGCGCCCGGCAGCAGCGCATTCGCCTCCGAACTCGCCGTCGCGGGTGCCCGTTACTTTCCTCGCTACGGCGAGGACTCAGAGGCGGCAGACCGCAATGTCGCCGCCATCATGGGCCTGATGGACGCTTCGGTCCTATGGTGGCTGGACCATCGCGACTCCACTCGTGACGAACTCGTCATTCGGTTGACACGGCAAACCTGGTTGATAATCAATGACAGGCTGCAGGAACTGGGATTCCAGCTTGATCCCCACTTACCACTCTGCGAACCGAAAACCTGA